The Betaproteobacteria bacterium genomic sequence CGAGGCGGCAGCGCGGCGCGCACGCTATGACGCCTTCCACCGCTGCGTCACGGGGACGCTGGTGCTCGCGCATCATCTCGATGACCAGGCGGAGACCGTCCTGCTGCAGCTGCTGCGCGGTGCGGGGCCGCGCGGGGCCGCGGCCATGCCGTGCGTGCGCAGGGCAGGCAGTCAGTCAGTCAGACTCACACTGGCGCGGCCGCTGCTGGGCGTGTCGCGTTCGCAGTTGCAGGATTACGCGCTCGCACGCGGGGTCGCCTGGGTCGATGACGAGAGCAATGCCGACACGCGGCTCGATCGCAATTTCCTGCGATCACACGTCCTGCCGCTGCTGGCGCAACGCTTCCGCGGATACCGCGCGGCGCTCGGACGTTCCGCGGCGCTCTTCCGGGAGGCATCGACGCTGCTCGATGATCTCGCCATCATCGACGGGCGCGACGCGATGCGCGGCGATTCGCTCGACGCGCGCGTGCTGCGCAGTCTGTCGGAGCCGCGCGCACGCAATCTCCTGCGCTGGTACCTGCGCGAGCAGGGTGTTGCGGCGCCGCCGGCGCGGCGTCTTACCGAGGCCGTTCGTCAACTGCGGCAGGCCGGCGATGATCTCCGCATGCGGGTCGTTCTTCGCAGCGAGGAGCTCTGCTGCGATGCGGGATGGCTGCGCCTGCGCCCGCGCGCCGCAGCGGGAGAAGCTGCAGTGACGTGGCAGGGCGAAGCGGTTCTCAGTGCCCCGGGCGGCGCCGGCGAGGTCCACTTCAGGCATGCCCATGGCGCGGGCATCTCGGCCCGCTCCCTGGCCGGCCGGTGCGTCGAACTGCGTGTGCGGCGGGGCGGAGAGCGCATCCGGCCGGATGCGCGGCGCCCGCGGCGCACGCTCAAGAACCTCCTGCAGGAGCACTGCATCGCGCCGTGGCAGCGGGCGCGGATGCCGCTCCTCTTTTGCGATGAGCATCTCATCTGGGTGCCCGGTATTGGCATCGACTGCGTTTGGCAGGCGGCCGCCGATGAAGCGTCGATTGCCCTGGAGTGGCGCTCGGGGAATGAACGGAGTGGCGCTGCGACGGGTGGGTCGTTACAATCCCCTTAATATTAAGGATCTGCGAAGCCTTGTTCTCGCAGCCACAAGGAGAGAGGGGAAGCACCATGAAGTTCATCACATCGGTCATCATCGCCGTCAGTTTGTTCGTCTCCGGTCAGGTTTTCGCTCAGGAACCGATCGTCATCAAGTTCAGTCACGTCGTCGCCAACGACACCCCGAAGGGGAAGGCCGCCGACTTCTTCGCGAAACGCGCCGGAGAGCTCACCAAGGGCAAGGTCAAGGTCGAGGTCTATGCGAACAGCACGCTCTATAAGGACAAGGAAGAGATGGAGGCGCTGCAGCTCGGTGCCGTGCAGATGCTCGCGCCGTCTCTCGCCAAGTTCGGACCGCTGGGCGTGAAGGAATTCGAAGTCTTCGATCTGCCCTACATCTTCGACGGGTACACGGATCTGCACAAGGTCACCCAGGGGCCAATCGGCCGGCAGCTCCTAGACAAGCTGGAGCCGAAGGGTATCAGGGGTCTGGCCTACTGGGACAACGGCTTCAAGGTGTTCAGCTCGAACAAGCCGATCAAGACCGTGCCGGATTTCAAGGGCCAGAAGATGCGGATCCAGTCGTCCAAGGTCCTCGAAGCGCAAATGCGCGCGCTGAACGCGATCCCGCAGGTCATGGCGTTTTCGGAGGTCTATCAGGCGCTGCAGACGGGCGTGGTCGATGGCACCGAGAATCCGCCGTCGAATCTCTAC encodes the following:
- the tilS gene encoding tRNA lysidine(34) synthetase TilS, which produces MAASRKSSPSEDEGALVAEVGRHLGGFLSTGETVTVALSGGLDSVVLLDCLVRLRERRAFPLAAIHIDHGLSARAGDWAAFCRKLCDGHRVALDVVQVHVTGVHGEGVEAAARRARYDAFHRCVTGTLVLAHHLDDQAETVLLQLLRGAGPRGAAAMPCVRRAGSQSVRLTLARPLLGVSRSQLQDYALARGVAWVDDESNADTRLDRNFLRSHVLPLLAQRFRGYRAALGRSAALFREASTLLDDLAIIDGRDAMRGDSLDARVLRSLSEPRARNLLRWYLREQGVAAPPARRLTEAVRQLRQAGDDLRMRVVLRSEELCCDAGWLRLRPRAAAGEAAVTWQGEAVLSAPGGAGEVHFRHAHGAGISARSLAGRCVELRVRRGGERIRPDARRPRRTLKNLLQEHCIAPWQRARMPLLFCDEHLIWVPGIGIDCVWQAAADEASIALEWRSGNERSGAATGGSLQSP
- a CDS encoding TRAP transporter substrate-binding protein, whose amino-acid sequence is MKFITSVIIAVSLFVSGQVFAQEPIVIKFSHVVANDTPKGKAADFFAKRAGELTKGKVKVEVYANSTLYKDKEEMEALQLGAVQMLAPSLAKFGPLGVKEFEVFDLPYIFDGYTDLHKVTQGPIGRQLLDKLEPKGIRGLAYWDNGFKVFSSNKPIKTVPDFKGQKMRIQSSKVLEAQMRALNAIPQVMAFSEVYQALQTGVVDGTENPPSNLYTQKMFEVQKQVALTDHGYLGYAVITNKKFWDGLPADVRGQLEQAMKESTEYANKIAKEENEQSIAAVKKSGKSEVFAPSAAEKTALKKALIPVHQEVGARVGKDLIQSIYKETGFDPAKL